Part of the Pieris brassicae chromosome 5, ilPieBrab1.1, whole genome shotgun sequence genome is shown below.
AGTTTAATGCCGGGTACAATTGATTATTTCTTATATCttctaaaataacaaataacattttaaattataaaataatgtttcaggATATATTCTCGCAGAGGAGGGTTTTGATGTATGGCTAGGCAATAACCGAGGAAACTACTATTCAAGGAGGCACTTGCTCCTAGATCCTAATGACACTAACAGTACCGCTTTTTGGAAGTTTTCTCTTGATGAAATGGGTAACGTGGATTTAAGTTCGTCAATTGATTATATTCTGCGAATAACACGTAGGCCCAACCTTCACTACATTGGAATGTCACAAGGCACTACCATTTACTTTGTATTAGGATCACTTCGACCTGATTTCAGCGAAAAGATTGCCTCAGCTCACATGTTAGCCCCTGTTGTATTTAACACTGGAAACGGAAGCCCTCTTATGGATACTGTAGCACCCATTGTTGCAGCCGTTGTGGTAATTATTCTTGGTTGTATACAAGCTTTTTCTGAACTAAAAAAGTTGATTTAAGTACTTGATTTgtatattgcaaatattttacgGGCTAttctgttatatatttaaaaaaaaaaacaagattttGATACTTTTGTTCCagcataaattatacatattttgttcatttttAGTCGTGGGCAACCGAGAATGGATTCGGTGAAATATTCCCAAAGAGTGATTTTTTCGCAGACATTGGACGTAGATATTGTAGGGACGGAGTTCCAACCCAAAGCCTTTGCACTATGGTACTCTTTATGCTGGGTGGCTGGAGCGAAAGTCAACACAATGCGGTATGCGATTATCAAGCCAGCTTTAAATGTTTGAATAAACCGGATTGCTTATCCAAATCATCATGCAAATGAAACGTCGCCTTGCaattataatcatattttgtaattttcagACCCTTTTGCCTGTTAAATTAGCCCATACACCAGCCGGCTCCGGCTTGAGACAATTCGCACACTTGACTCAGAATATGGCCTCAAAGAAATTCCGCAGATACGATTATGGCCCAATTCAGAACATACTGCGCTACGGCCAAACTCAACCGCCAGAATACAATTTGCTTAACATTAAAAACCCTGTCTTTCTACATTATTCTGATGGTGATACTAGAACAAATGAAATTGACATTAATCTGTTATACGACTCGCTTGATACGACCAAAGAATTAATCCGTGTGCCAGATGGTAACTTCAGTCACATTGATTTCATGTGGGGCAAAAATGCTAAAACTGTTCTATATGATAGAGTAATAAGTGAAATAAGAAAGATTGAAAGTtctcgaaaataatataaacctaaattgaatgtgttttattttttttaatcaaatgattttatattgaGACATTTATATAGTCAGTGAATTTTGTAGTAGCTAAGGCTGTAAAATTTTGCTCATGCAGGTTATGTTACAAACATCTTGTATAATACCAAAATAATTCTGGAGAATTTTCAGATCTTATAAATTGCAATATGGGAAgttctatattattaatcatatcATCGTCGTGTCACGCTAATTTTGTATAGGTTCGCTTTTTGACGATTgcaaataaaaagattaaatGAAATTGATTCTCAAGaatttttcttaagtttatttCACTACTTCGTCACTTTCACTACAGAATTCCTAACTTGTAGTTAGGAATTCTGACGGTTCTGTAATGTAAGTATGAACTTTAACGGTACGGTTGGTTGAGTTGCTTTAGGATATCCATTGAGTCTATAGAATAACAGAGTTATTTCGCCATAAGAAGTCGTTCTATACAATGCTTTgtcataaattacattttttcaaGTAGGTTGATATAATacatcataattttttaattctttttattgGCCacagcaaataaataaaattattcttatacaGTCTATGAGCTAGGAACATAAtcacaaaacatttatacattacACCAACTACATTTTTTGATTACACGGATACAATATTTATCGTTCTAGAGAAAAGAACATCAAATAATAGCAGCGAAAAGTTGCATATTACTAAGCTTTATTGGACAAACGTTTCTACATGTTTTAACAAATCGTAACGTACCTAATAAAAACTGTCAGTTATAGAACTTTATACAATAACATATTGAATATCGgccaaaaatatcaaatacattTCCGTAGATGTGTTTAAAatctgaaaaaatattcaccTCTGCAATGTAAGAATTAATGTCATATTTggtataagaaaattttagcCTAAACATTAATTGACATTAAAGTACTGTTCAggtaaataagaatataaaaattttaattcttaataaataagctctgtgatataatttttttatcaagtgGATATGGATTGTTcgtatttgatttaaatacaatttggaCATTATAGTAGTTTGTAGACATAAGACAAAATGGCTGGACAATAGGAAACTAAAAAtcttcaagatttttttttcgttataggatacattaatataaagtatatgttTCAGATAGTGATTCCAATCACtaatacaatttcatataaaatttatccaATCTCTGGttggaatttaaaatattattattataatagtaatagttACCACAATAAGTTTCATGACATAATGCATCGTTTCAAAAATTCGTGACAAACTATTGATTTGTGTGATATTtgctttgtaatatatttccaCTTATCAATGATATGAATAAAAGATGTAAAAAACGCACATTAATTTGGCATTCGATAAATCAATAGCGATAAAgtatttcgaaaaaaataaaatacaaaaatagttcagtgttgtgtaaataaaatacattatcgTTTAACAATAAAAGCTCTAATGAAGTCAAGCCGAAAATTCGCATAGAAATCTTACTTCATAAACATCAATACGATTCTACAATTGTATACACATTGAAAATTTTCACATcgattataaaatactaaatatccATAATTACAAATACTTAAGGCTAACAATGAAAAATCAGTCGACAAGACAAGAACTAGATATGATAGAACTTCTCAACGCTCTGAAGCTCATATTAAAGCTTAGGTTGTGGCACAAAGTTTTGCGGTGAGAGCTGTGCAAGAAAGGAAAGATCAGAAGGCAAAGCCATGAGGGTTATTGATaacgaaattaaattaaacgacTCTATGGTTGAGATGGGACCGTTCAAACGTAGCAATTTGATAATAAACCAAATGTATCCTAGTAGTAGATTGCATACTTCTCACGGGCGTCTTGGTCATCCACTGTAGACCGTAGCAATGTGTGCTATAGGTGCGGAAAAGCGGGACACAAATCTGCCACATGTGACGAAGTACCACATTGCGTTGTATGTGCGAACGAGAACATGCCGGCGAATCATGTGTTGGGTGCAAGAAATTGCAACCCTTCTGTAATGTCTTGTAAGGCGATTGCAATGTAATGAAAGATGGTTGCTTTAGCAGCCAGTTACGGGGTCTCTTGGTAGAATGCTTACGCGACCCCAAGTTACTTCAATAGTGACGTGATTGGTCGGAGGGGTTTAGTGGGTAGGCAGTGCGGAAATGCATTCCcctcatttaaaaaaagattgcatacttctattattttttctggATATTATGCAAGCATGGTGTCTAAATTCAACGTTATAAAACCTGGATCTATGTATAGGTCTCGGCATATTAAATTTTGGATGATTGGATGAATGATTCAGATAAAGATACGCATGTCCCTTTCTTGTTTTAAACGACTTTAGCACTGAATTTACACGCATTCGTCggaaacatttaatatacttttataatctCGTGGTTCAAGTACGCGATACTTTTCgataattttatgaaacttgtattatgaatatatttggTTGAAGGTGAAATTGCTACGTTTGTTCAGGTCTTACATATTCATAGAGAACTACAAAGACAACAACAAGTCTTATAATACTTGGTCGGGATATTCTACTAGATTCTAACAACTAGGGACATAAGCTCTGAGAGTGCAGGCTATAcagtaaatatacatacataatacatatatatttagaaaaccAACATACGCAATATTCTCTCAATACAAGATACAGTCTTTGGTAcacattaattatacatatacatctataatttaatactgataaaattttcttatatcGTAATACTTTTGTAAAAACCAACTCTTTAAATACATcgaaatctttttaaatatacttttcaataatatattgtcGAAATGTTAAATGGACGTTGTGCAGACAGAAACAGCGAAGGATAGTTTTATATCTGTAAATACAATTGAAATTAAACGAATATTTATTCAGCGAATCgcagtttttgtttttttacgaaATCAATAGCCATTTTGTCCGTGTTTCGAGATTCCAGAATCTGCAAAATCGGGTGTCCTGTAAGATTAACAACAAGATTAATAACAACTTATTATTGCGAGCttgtaatgtaaaaattaaaagtgccTAGtacttaaattgtaatttgagGACAATTTTCACCTTacgataattaattaatcttattattttttacgtaaacagtactattattattattatatccaCATTTCCGGCTTCGACTATAAGTACAGATCATCAATACTCATGATagtgaaaacaattttataaatctatcGATAACACGTGATTAGATATTAGTTAATTAGTAAATGATTACATTGTTTGCAATTCCAGATGATTACCGTCAAATAATACTGTTGTGCGTCACTGAATTATCGTCTACATCCGACAtaatattcatgtatttaaGCTATATTTAGTGATTTATTATCACAACGCCTATATTATCTTTAGTAGCGTCATATAGTTGCGTATTTTTCAGTAGGATTTTAGAGTTATATTTGTTAGTTGTTAGTTTTCTTAAGGTACTGAAAATGTCCGTTACAtattaacacatttatttagacGCAAAATTTTCTGTGAAatcctaatattatattaatgatctAATATATTATCTGTGTTTCTTTGCTCtagaaattatacaaaaactaaCTCATTGTCGTAAGATGATATTGTCATAGAAATTTCAGAATCAGAAATCAGAACAAATGTATCCAAATAAACCGATTACAAAAAAACGAAGGAGATGTACAATTCAAAATGTACaattaatatcataaatttCGTAGAGTAGATATCGCCAAGGATAGAAGCGAGCGAAATGTCccaatttgaatttataaacttCTCAATATaaaggtattaattattgtttaatagttATTCATAGTGTGTTTTAGAATATGGGGAGTAGTAACAGATAACAAAAACACCTCCTCTTAcatctaaatatatactacAGCCAATTAAAACTTCATTCAGAGTTACACGCGACAAACTTTTTTGCCGGCTCTTTTTATGGTCCATGCTTGCTGGGTGAGGGTGCGTACTTGCTAAGACGAgaattgttttgtaataatttatttcactttgatttaaacacaaataaacaCTTACCCCTATCGTGTAACTGCATAAGTGGTAGCTCTATGGGCCTCAGAGGGTCCGGCGGTGCGTGACTATTGACGCCGGGCACACGTGAGATGGGTACAAATGCTTCCCCGGCGAAATCATCCGCGGTTAGCACATCCCGATCCCACACGGATAAAGCCAGGGTCGCTTGCGGTGATCGACATGCCTCCAAGGACACGGCAAACTCGAAACACTCGTCCCACACGGGGTTCAGTGTtttctaacaatattttaaaattgtaattacaaCGTCTTattatcatgttttttttatcaatacacaaaacaaatgaatgaatgatattcatttgttttgggTTCGTTGGCTCTAAGGGAAAGTCCGGACTTATTTCGCTATgacagaaatatatttgagCGTGACATATGAAAGTTATAGAGTGCGCTTAGCCTCGGCTTAGAAGCTTAGTCTAATTCTTTTTAGATTTTCTTCGTAAGGTTAATTGCGTACATTGAAGAATGAGTCATATGTGCCGTGAGTTCGAACACACGATctcagaatatttttaatacatttcatatagttttatttcaaaggACATTGCCTAAATtaggttaattaattaatcaattatcTACCATCATAgatttaaatctatattaattcGTATGCACTGTCATGTTAGAATAGTTGATAACGTTCGAGGTAGCTATTGCTTATTATTttctagttttataattaatttgaatataaaattaacaatgaatattacttaaaataaaacaaaataagatatgattattatggaatataaaatacaggtatcacttattccacgtcattaaattcggtttatataaaatgtatgtttcttCTAATCTCCAAGAAGACTAAAAAGAATTCAATGTGTCCAAAAGCGTGTGTATGTCGGaaggaaatatttaaagtcaGTAATAACATTAAggtattaatgtaattaagaCCTAAATTTATTGGACAACTCGTGGAAAGcaacaacaaaaattaaaaagtgatTCCGGACTTTCAAAGTTCTAATTACGTAACATTATAGAACAGCTGTTTCCAAGTACAAAGGagtgttattaaaatgtacagCAGttgattcataattttaaacctgTCGTAATGTCTATAGGCGTGGAAGCATCAATGATAGTGATCTTGTCACATGCTCAGATTATgtataactataattttataaaaaaagtacgtatataattttaattcacaaaatttatatgatccttttcttgaaataaaaacCCTCAATTACTTATGCAGCAGACATACTTCTgcgtagtttttattttaagtaggTGATTAATTGATGAAGATCCAGAATAATTACTGAAACTTTCTCCGGGAATCAAATCGAGAACTTGTTATACGGCATATGCGTTAACCGCTAAGACATCGTACGTAcgtattattaacattattggCAATAAGGGACCGacttgtttagttttatttcttcaaaacattcatacatattattaatacactgtaaatataaattaagaaactTGAACGACAAATAGAATCAAATGACGCACGCGTGTAAATGGTTTTACTCTAAACAAATGAAACCTCTGAGACGATTCATTTACTTTCCCCATATATAGTGTTCCATTATTATGCATCAAAAGGGTTTCATATAACTGCGTTTTatgattacaataaaattattatagtagtaataataataacaaaagtttCTATTCTTTGACCTTTTAACTTATATgctattcttttaaaatagttgaattcttaaatataattcaagtagcaaaataataaatttattagcaaCCACTTTGGTCAGGTTGTCTGTCGATAtaggaaaaaaatagtatagcAAACAATTTcgaatcaattaattatatactataaaatagtaGTACTATTATAGcacaaaaattaatcaaattataaaaactttgtaaTCGCAACTCGCTTCTACCAAAAACATATAGAACTACCGGTtttggtataaattttaaaacactttataGCCAATTAACGATTTCAAtttcacgataatttaagtgAAGGCGAGTAGCCTTTCTTTAaaccatttatatatttctgagATTTCTACATTTATGTCTTTGTTAGTTTTTCAGCAAGCAGGTAACCTAGTTTCCTGATCGTATCTTCTTTCGCGTGAAGTATGA
Proteins encoded:
- the LOC123710405 gene encoding lipase 3-like, with product MLLIVSTFCVLLASVGGSPNAKFVEELVKNNVFGSVSSGILEDARLDVPQLVRKYKYPLEEHHVITPDGYILTLHRIPHGRDSNTQSGNKPAVFVMHGVLCSSADWVLTGPDVGLGYILAEEGFDVWLGNNRGNYYSRRHLLLDPNDTNSTAFWKFSLDEMGNVDLSSSIDYILRITRRPNLHYIGMSQGTTIYFVLGSLRPDFSEKIASAHMLAPVVFNTGNGSPLMDTVAPIVAAVVSWATENGFGEIFPKSDFFADIGRRYCRDGVPTQSLCTMVLFMLGGWSESQHNATLLPVKLAHTPAGSGLRQFAHLTQNMASKKFRRYDYGPIQNILRYGQTQPPEYNLLNIKNPVFLHYSDGDTRTNEIDINLLYDSLDTTKELIRVPDGNFSHIDFMWGKNAKTVLYDRVISEIRKIESSRK